The Drosophila biarmipes strain raj3 chromosome 2L, RU_DBia_V1.1, whole genome shotgun sequence genome has a window encoding:
- the LOC108032544 gene encoding voltage-dependent calcium channel type D subunit alpha-1 isoform X2, whose amino-acid sequence MNTGDRKEQASLTPQQQQSPQQPEPQPPITRHDALDSSSANNRLNHKQNNDKDRDTTSDKSWEAAGRDLLPASVVIVDESCASKSQKQAIESRSGTTTSSSQRRRQLQFQRQKEAKLYDRGDGEREPSTSTSASTSSTVPTTVMGGGELVNCIAYDDNTLVIERKPSPTSPSTSRRYLKAETPTRGSRKYNRKSSSTVKSDLEVVVGKPEQHHQHRSPTVTLPVPANPLTTSASAGTSPTGAVLGSGLGTASGTVLQQSCSALDPPEDPNQPSGTTRRRPTSTELALSNVTSQIVNNATYKLDFKQRRRKSNNGGSGGGGEPAKAGSRSGSLTGLTSGSAISPGAGPGPGPSTSSGKRRKSSCTSCGGGGISAPPTRLTPEEAWQLQPQNSVTSAGSTNSSFSGGCDEESSYSAIGGDSSSSNSCNCDITGDNSTLHGFGVGDVSSFIADCDEGEFEDGDDDRTNKDLSSQTLRTAAIVAALAAGAKEQAQEHSLADCESFSDRRQDADEGVRIIQDSGGNNDSLEDVGEVDDNADVVVRKNSRNRPSIRRTCRITEEDDDEEDDGDQELDDEEPEGTTIDIDEQEQQQLEQGESAEEDDEEEDDDDEDVDEYFEEEEDDTQAFSPFYSSSAELIDNFGGGAGKFFNIMDFERGASGGGGFSPNGGPGSGDASRAARYDSGEGDLGGGSNIMGIDSMAIANIPETMNGTTIGPSGAGGQKGGAAAGAAGQKRQQRRGKPQPDRPQRVLFCLSLKNPLRALCIRIVEWKPFEFLILLTIFANCIALAVYTPYPGSDSNVTNLTLEKVEYIFLVIFTSECVMKILAYGFVLHNGAYLRNGWNLLDFTIVVIGAISTGLSQLTKDGFDVKALRAFRVLRPLRLVSGVPSLQVVLNSILKAMVPLFHIALLVIFVIIIYAIIGLELFSGKLHKACRNEITGEYEDEIRPCGVGYTCPEGFKCYGGWDGPNSGITNFDNFGLAMLTVFQCVTLEGWTDVLYSIQDSMGSDWQWMYFISMVILGAFFVMNLILGVLSGEFSKERNKAKNRGDFQKLREKQQIEEDLRGYLDWITQAEDIEPDAVGGLISDGKGKQPNETDSAENLGEEMPEVQFTESRWRKMKKDFDRANRRMRRACRKAVKSQAFYWLIIVLVFLNTGVLATEHYGQEDWLDRFQEYTNMFFIGLFTCEMLLKMYSLGFQGYFVSLFNRFDCFVVIGSITETLLTNTGMMPPLGVSVLRCVRLLRVFKVTKYWRSLSNLVASLLNSIQSIASLLLLLFLFIVIFALLGMQVFGGRFNSTPNEEKYRMNFDCFWQALLTVFQIMTGEDWNAVMYEGIKAYGGVSSYGALACIYFIILFICGNYILLNVFLAIAVDNLADADSLSDVEKEEEPHDESAQKRSHSPTPTIDGMDDHLSIDIDMENQELDDEEKMDHETLSDEEVREMCEEEEEDSNSEVSARVTARPRRLSEVSMKKTKKPIPRGSAFFIFSYTNRFRVFCHWLCNHGNFGNIILCCIMFSSAMLAAENPLRANDELNKVLNKFDYFFTAVFTIELILKLISYGFVLHDGAFCRSAFNLLDLLVVCVSLISLVSSSNAISVVKILRVLRVLRPLRAINRAKGLKYVVKCVVVAIKTIGNIMLVTYLLQFMFAVIGVQLFKGKFFKCSDGSKMKEEDCFGTYLVYEEGDVHKPRLREREWKNNRFHFDDVAKGMLTLFTVSTFEGWPGLLYVSIDSNEENGGPIHNFRPIVAAYYIIYIIIIAFFMVNIFVGFVIVTFQNEGEQEYKNCDLDKNQRNCIEFALKAKPVRRYIPKHGIQYKVWWFVTSSSFEYTIFILIMINTVTLAMKFYNQPMWYTELLDALNMIFTAVFALEFVFKLAAFRFKNYFGDAWNVFDFIIVLGSFIDIVYSEIKSKDTSQKPECDIAENCKTAKKSAGSNLISINFFRLFRVMRLVKLLSKGEGIRTLLWTFIKSFQALPYVALLIVLLFFIYAVVGMQVFGKIALDGGNSITKNNNFQTFQQAVLVLFRSATGEAWQEIMMSCSAQPDVRCDMKSDTPGEPCGSSIAYPYFISFYVLCSFLIINLFVAVIMDNFDYLTRDWSILGPHHLDEFIRLWSEYDPDAKGRIKHLDVVTLLRKISPPLGFGKLCPHRMACKRLVSMNMPLNSDGTVLFNATLFAVVRTSLSIKTDGNIDDANSELRATIKQIWKRTNPKLLDQVVPPPGNDDEVTVGKFYATYLIQDYFRRFKKRKEQEGKEGHPDSNTVTLQAGLRTLHEVSPALKRAISGNLDELDQEPEPMHRRHHTLFGSVWSSIRRHGNGTFRRSAKATASQSNGALAIGGSASAAMGGSTMVLGSGDPAGDYLYDTLNRSVADGVNNITRNIMQARLAAAGKLQDELQATGSGGELRTFGESISMRPLAKNGGGAATVAGTLPPEANAINYDNRNRGILLHPYNNVYAPNGAIPGHERMIQSTPASPYDQRRLPTSSDMNGLAESLIGGVLAAEGLGKYCDSEFVGTAAREMREALDMTPEEMNLAAHQILSNEHSLSLIGSSNGSIFGGSASGLGGGGGGSSIRNAFGGSGSGPSSLSPQHQPYSGTLNSPPIPDNRLRRVATVTTTNNNHKSQLSQNNSSSLNSRANANSQMNQRNQMSPSAQQVQQQSPQRGQGNQTFSS is encoded by the exons ATGAATACAG GAGACCGTAAGGAACAAGCCTCGTTAACaccgcaacagcaacaatcgCCGCAGCAGCCAGAGCCACAGCCACCAATTACCCGACACGATGCCTTGGATAGTTCTAGTGCTAACAATAGACTAAATCATAAACAGAATAACGATAAGGATAGGGATACAACTAGCGATAAGAGCTGGGAGGCGGCGGGCAGAGATTTATTGCCGGCCAGTGTTGTCATCGTCGATGAATCATGTGCCTCCAAAAGTCAGAAGCAAGCCATAGAGTCGAGAAGTGGGACCACCACCTCCTCATCGCAGCGTCGCCGGCAATTGCAATTCCAGAGACAAAAGGAGGCCAAACTTTATGACCGCGGCGATGGGGAACGGGAACCCTCGACCTCGACCTCCGCGTCAACCTCCAGCACCGTCCCAACCACTGTGATGGGTGGCGGGGAGCTGGTGAATTGTATAGCCTACGATGACAACACCCTGGTCATCGAGAGGAAGCCCTCGCCCACCTCCCCGTCCACCTCGCGGCGCTATCTGAAGGCCGAAACGCCGACGCGTGGCAGCCGAAAGTACAATCGCAAGTCATCGTCAACGGTCAAAAGCGATTTGGAAGTGGTCGTTGGCAAGCCGGAGCAGCATCATCAGCATCGCTCCCCGACCGTAACGCTACCAGTTCCCGCCAACCCACTAACCACATCGGCATCTGCGGGCACCTCGCCCACGGGCGCGGTACTGGGATCAGGACTGGGAACCGCCTCGGGAACGGTGCTGCAACAAAG CTGCAGTGCCCTCGATCCGCCCGAGGATCCGAACCAACCCAGCGGGACCACCAGGAGGCGACCCACCAGCACCGAGCTCGCCCTCAGCAACGTCACCAGCCAGATTGTGAACAACGCCACCTACAAGTTAGACTTCAAGCAGCGCCGGCGCAAAAGCAACAACGGAGGCAGTGGTGGAGGTGGTGAGCCAGCGAAAGCAGGATCCAGATCGGGATCTCTGACGGGACTAACCTCAGGATCGGCGATCAGTCCAGGAGCGGGACCCGGACCAGGACCCTCTACCTCCAGCGGCAAGCGCCGCAAGTCGAGTTGCACCTCCTGCGGAGGTGGTGGCATCAGTGCCCCGCCCACGAGACTTACGCCCGAGGAGGCGTGGCAGCTGCAGCCGCAGAACAGCGTGACCAGTGCGGGCAGCACAAACAGCAGCTTCAGCGGCGGATGCGACGAGGAGAGTAGTTACAGTGCCATCGGcggcgacagcagcagcagcaacagttgcaaCTGCGATATCACCGGTGACAATAGTACGCTACATGGTTTTGGCGTCGGCGACGTCAGCAGCTTCATCGCCGACTGTGACGAGGGCGAATTCGAGGACGGCGACGACGATCGCACCAATAAGGATCTCAGTTCGCAGACCCTGCGCACGGCTGCCATTGTAGCCGCACTTGCAGCCGGAGCCAAGGAACAGGCCCAGGAGCACTCGCTAGCCGACTGCGAGAGCTTCAGCGATCGGCGGCAGGATGCCGATGAGGGTGTCCGCATCATCCAGGACAGCGGCGGCAACAACGACTCACTCGAGGACGTCGGCGAGGTGGACGACAACGCCGACGTTGTCGTGAGGAAGAACTCGAGGAATCGCCCCTCCATCAGAAGGACATGCAGGATCaccgaggaggacgacgacgaggaggacgacggTGACCAGGAGTTAGACGACGAGGAGCCCGAGGGCACCACCATAGACATTGATGAGCaggaacagcagcagctggaaCAAGGGGAATCCGCTGAagaggacgacgaggaggaggacgacgacgacgaggacgtCGACGAGTAtttcgaggaggaggaggacgacacCCAGGCCTTTTCGCCATTCTACTCCAGTTCGGCGGAGCTAATAGACAACTTCGGTGGCGGAGCGGGCAAGTTCTTCAACATCATGGACTTCGAGCGCGGAGCCTCCGGCGGAGGTGGCTTCTCGCCAAACGGCGGACCCGGCAGCGGCGATGCCTCCCGAGCTGCGAGATACGACTCCGGCGAGGGAGATCTGGGCGGCGGCAGTAATATCATGG GCATCGATTCTATGGCCATCGCAAACATTCCGGAAACCATGAACGGCACCACAATTGGACCAAGTGGAGCTGGTGGCCAAAAGGGTGGTGCAGCCGCAGGAGCCGCTGGCCAAAAGAGACAACAGCGGCGGGGCAAGCCGCAACCAGATAGACCACAACGGGTCCTATTTTGCCTGAGCCTCAAGAATCCCTTGCGAGCCTTGTGCATTCGCATTGTGGAGTGGAA ACCATTTGAGTTCCTTATTTTGTTAACCATTTTTGCCAATTGTATTGCCTTGGCCGTGTACACGCCTTATCCGGGCAGCGATTCGAACGTAACGAATCTAACTTTG GAAAAAGTTGAATATATATTCCTAGTAATATTCACATCGGAATGTGTTATGAAAATTTTAGCATATGGTTTTGTGTTACATAATGGTGCATATCTAAGAAATGGATGGAATTTATTAGATTTTACAATTGTAGTTATAGG AGCGATAAGTACTGGACTATCCCAACTGACGAAGGACGGCTTCGATGTGAAGGCCCTACGTGCCTTTCGAGTGCTACGTCCACTGCGACTTGTATCGGGTGTACCAA GTCTACAGGTTGTgctgaattcaattttaaaggCCATGGTGCCACTGTTTCACATTGCACTCCTGGTCATATTCGTAATCATAATCTATGCGATCATTGGCCTAGAGCTCTTCTCTGGCAAATTGCACAAGGCGTGTCGCAATGAGATCACAG GTGAATACGAGGATGAAATTCGCCCCTGTGGAGTAGGCTATACATGTCCAGAGGGCTTCAAGTGCTATGGCGGCTGGGATGGACCAAACAGCGGGATTACCAACTTCGACAACTTTGGCCTGGCCATGTTGACGGTCTTCCAGTGCGTCACCCTCGAGGGGTGGACCGATGTCCTCTATAGC ATCCAAGACTCAATGGGCAGCGACTGGCAGTGGATGTACTTCATTTCCATGGTCATCCTGGGCGCCTTCTTCGTGATGAACCTGATTCTCGGTGTGTTGTCCGGTGAGTTCTCCAAGGAGCGTAACAAGGCCAAGAATCGCGGTGACTTCCAGAAGCTGAGAGAGAAGCAGCAAATCGAGGAGGATCTTCGGGGCTATCTGGATTGGATTACCCAAGCCGAGGACATCGAACCGGATGCCGTGGGTGGCCTGATATCCGATGGCAAGGGCAAGCAGCCCAACGAAACGGACTCCGCTGAGAACCTGGGCGAGGAAATGCCCGAGGTCCAGTTCACCGAATCGCGTTGGCGCAAAATGAAAAAGGACTTCGACCGGGCCAACAGACGAATGCGACGAGCCTGTCGCAAGGCGGTTAAATCCCAGGCATTCTACTGGCTCATTATTGTTCTGGTGTTTCTCAACACTGGCGTCCTGGCCACAGAGCACTATGGGCAAGAGGATTGGCTGGATAGATTCCAGG AATACaccaatatgttttttatcgGTCTCTTTACCTGCGAAATGTTGTTGAAGATGTACAGTCTGGGCTTTCAAGGCTACTTCGTCTCACTGTTCAATCGGTTCGATTGCTTTGTGGTGATTGGCAGTATAACAGAAACCTTGTTGACCAACACTGGAATGATGCCTCCTTTGGGTGTCTCCGTGTTGCGATGTGTGCGTCTCCTGAGAGTCTTCAAAGTAACCAA gtACTGGCGATCCCTTTCAAATCTCGTTGCTTCCCTACTGAACTCTATACAATCGATTGCTTCGCTTCTGTTACTGCTCTTCCTGTTTATTGTGATATTTGCTCTGTTGGGTATGCAAGTCTTTGGTGGCAGGTTTAATTCTACGCCCAATGAGGAAAAGTATCGGATGAATTTCGACTGCTTCTGGCAAGCTCTGCTCACAGTCTTTCAG ATAATGACTGGTGAAGATTGGAATGCTGTGATGTACGAGGGCATCAAAGCCTATGGCGGCGTGTCCTCTTATGGTGCCTTGGCCTGTAtttactttataattttattcatatGCGGTAACTATATCCTGCTGAACGTGTTCTTGGCCATTGCTGTGGATAATTTGGCCGATGCCGACTCGCTGTCCGATGTGGAAAAGGAAGAGGAGCCT CATGATGAATCAGCCCAGAAAAGGTCCCACAGTCCCACTCCAACAATTGATGGCATGGATGATCATCTTAGCATAGATATCGACATGGAGAATCAGGAACTGGATGACGAAGAGAAAAT GGACCACGAGACCTTATCCGATGAGGAAGTCCGGGAAATGTGCGAGGAGGAAGAAGAAG ACTCCAATTCCGAAGTATCAGCACGTGTCACTGCACGACCCAGACGACTGTCCGAAGTCAGCATGAAGAAGACTAAAAAGCCCATCCCGCGAGGCAGTgcctttttcattttcagttACACGAACAG ATTCCGCGTCTTCTGCCATTGGCTTTGCAACCACGGCAATTTCGGCAACATCATCTTGTGTTGCATTATGTTTTCGTCGGCCATGTTGGCAGCAGAGAATCCTCTGAGAGCCAACGATGAACTGAATAAA GTGCTcaataaatttgattattttttcacGGCAGTTTTCACAATAGAACTGATTCTGAAATTGATTTCATACGGCTTCGTATTACACGACGGAGCCTTTTGCAGGTCCGCATTTAATCTGTTAGATTTACTTGTGGTCTGCGTGTCATTGATATCTCTAGTGTCCAG TTCGAATGCGATTTCAGTCGTGAAAATTCTACGTGTGCTCCGTGTTTTAAGGCCACTCAGAGCCATCAATCGTGCCAAGGGTCTCAAG TATGTGGTCAAGTGCGTTGTAGTCGCAATCAAAACCATTGGTAATATCATGTTGGTGACATATTTGTTACAATTCATGTTCGCTGTTATTGGAGTACAACTCTTTAAG GGGAAATTCTTCAAGTGCTCTGATGGTTCCAAAATGAAGGAAGAGGATTGCTT CGGCACTTATCTGGTCTATGAGGAGGGTGATGTTCACAAGCCGCGACTCAGGGAACGGGAATGGAAGAACAATCGATTCCACTTCGACGATGTGGCCAAGGGCATGTTGACCCTCTTCACGGTATCCACCTTTGAGGGTTGGCCAGG ATTGCTGTACGTTTCAATCGATTCGAATGAGGAAAATGGCGGTCCAATACACAACTTCCGTCCGATCGTAGCTGCCTACTATATAAtctacattattattattgcctTCTTCATGGTGAACATATTCGTCGGTTTCGTTATTGTGACCTTCCAAAACGAGGGTGAACAGGAATACAAAAATTGTGATCTGGATAAGAACCAGCGTAATTGCATAGAGTTCGCTTTGAAAGCGAAGCCTGTCAGGCGCTATATACCGAAGCATGGTATACAATACAAGGTCTGGTGGTTCGTCACATCGTCGTCCTTTGAGTACACCATATTCATACTGATCATGATAAATACTGTAACGCTGGCCATGAAGTTCTATAATCAGCCCATGTGGTACACGGAACTTTTGGATGCCTTGAACATGATATTTACGGCGGTCTTTGCCCTGGAGTTTGTTTTCAAACTAGCCGCGTTTCGATTTAAG AACTACTTTGGTGATGCCTGGAACGTTTTCGATTTTATCATTGTTTTGGGCAGTTTCATAGACATTGTCTACTCTGAAATTAAG AGCAAGGATACTTCTCAGAAACCCGAATGCGACATTGCGGAAAACTGTAAAACTGCAAAGAAATCT GCTGGTTCAAAtctaatttcaattaatttctTCCGGCTGTTTCGAGTCATGCGACTTGTGAAGCTTCTGAGCAAAGGCGAAGGCATTCGAACCTTACTTTGGACCTTTATCAAATCTTTTCAGGCTCTGCCCTATGTAGCCCTACTAATTGTACTTCTATTCTTCATCTACGCAGTGGTGGGGATGCAA gtTTTTGGCAAAATAGCTCTGGATGGTGGTAACTCCAtaacgaaaaataacaacttCCAGACTTTCCAGCAGGCTGTTCTCGTTCTATTCCGATCGGCGACCGGAGAAGCTTGGCAGGAGATTATGATGTCCTGCTCGGCCCAACCGGATGTAAGGTGCGATATGAAATCGGATACGCCTGGCGAGCCGTGCGGCTCCTCAATAGCCTATCCCTACTTCATTTCCTTCTACGTTCTCTGCTCGTTTTTG atcaTTAATCTTTTTGTGGCCGTCATCATGGACAACTTTGACTATTTGACGCGCGATTGGTCCATTTTGGGACCACATCACCTGGACGAGTTTATTCGTCTTTGGAGCGAATACGACCCGGATGCCAAGGGACGCATCAAGCACTTGGATGTGGTCACACTGCTTAGGAAGATCTCTCCGCCACTCGGCTTCGGCAAGCTGTGTCCCCACCGAATGGCCTGCAAGCGACTGGTCTCCATGAACATGCCCCTCAACTCCGATGGAACTGTTCTGTTCAATGCCACACTTTTTGCCGTGGTCCGCACATCGCTGAGCATTAAGACCGATGGCAACATCGATGATGCCAACTCCGAGCTGCGGGCTACGATCAAACAGATCTGGAAGCGAACCAATCCAAAGCTCCTCGATCAGGTGGTGCCGCCGCCGGGCAACGATGACGAGGTGACCGTTGGCAAGTTCTATGCCACATATCTGATTCAGGACTACTTCCGGCGGTTCAAGAAGCGCAAGGAGCAGGAGGGCAAGGAGGGCCATCCGGACAGCAATACGGTCACTCTGCAGGCCGGTCTGCGCACCCTGCACGAGGTGTCCCCGGCTCTCAAGAGGGCCATCTCCGGTAATCTCGATGAGCTGGACCAGGAGCCGGAGCCGATGCATCGA CGCCACCACACGCTTTTCGGCAGTGTGTGGTCATCGATCCGGCGGCACGGGAACGGAACCTTCCGGCGGAGCGCCAAGGCGACGGCCTCGCAGAGCAACGGAGCTCTGGCGATCGGCGGATCCGCTTCGGCGGCAATGGGTGGTAGTACTATGGTCCTGGGGAGCGGGGATCCTGCTGGGGACTATCTGTACGACACCCTGAACCGCAGTGTAGCCGACGGGGTGAACAATATCACGCGGAACATAATGCAGGCCCGGCTGGCGGCGGCCGGAAAGCTGCAGGATGAACTGCAGGCCACCGGAAGTGGCGGGGAGCTAAGGACGTTCGGCGAGAGCATCTCCATGCGACCGCTGGCCAAAAACGGAGGCGGTGCGGCCACTGTGGCCGGAACCCTGCCGCCCGAGGCCAATGCCATTAACTATGA CAACCGCAATCGTGGTATTTTATTGCATCCATATAACAATG TCTACGCACCCAATGGTGCTATTCCTGGCCACGAACGCATGATCCAATCGACACCAGCTAGTCCCTACGATCAGCGTCGTTTACCAACTTCATCTGATATGAACGGCCTAGCCGAGTCATTGATTGGAGGG GTACTCGCCGCTGAGGGATTGGGTAAATACTGTGACTCCGAATTTGTGGGGACTGCTGCGCGGGAGATGCGCGAGGCGCTGGACATGACGCCCGAGGAAATGAACCTGGCCGCCCACCAGATCCTCTCGAACGAGCACTCGCTGAGCCTGATtggcagcagcaacggcagcatCTTCGGCGGATCCGCCAGCGGGCTtggcgggggcgggggcggcaGCAGCATCCGCAACGCCTTCGGCGGAAGCGGAAGTGGCCCGTCCTCGCTGTCGCCGCAGCATCAGCCATATTCGGGCACTCTGAACTCACCACCGATTCCGGATAATCGTCTGAGACGTGTTGCCACAGTCACGACCACGAACAATAACCATAAGTCCCAACTGAGCCAAAACAACTCGAGTAGCTTAAATAGTAGAGCTAATGCCAATAGCCAAATGAATCAAAGGAACCAAATGTCACCGAGTGCACAGCAAGTGCAGCAACAATCGCCCCAGAGAGGTCAGGGTAACCAGACCTTCTCCTCCTAG